The Myxococcota bacterium region CGGGAGCTTCCCGACGACGAGATCCCGACCATGATCGCTCTGGGCCGGCAGGTCGCCGAGAGCTCCGCGCAGGGCCGCTGATGGCGGGTCTCACCTTCGACGAGTTCCGGGTCGGCCAGAAGTTCGAGCACCAGCCGGGCCGCACGGTCACCGAGACCGACAACCTGTTGTTCTCGGCGCTCACGCTGAACCCGCAGCCGCTGCACCTCGATGCCGAGTTCGCCAAGACGAGTCACTTCGGACAGCGCCTGGTGAACTCGATCTTCACGCTGGGGCTGGTGGTGGGTCAGTCCGTGGGAGACACCACGCTCGGCACGACCGTGGGCAACCTGGGCTTCGAGAAAGTCGAGTTCCCCAAGCCCGTCTTCATCGGCGACACGGTCACCGCGCACACCGAGGTGCTCGAGAAGCGGGAGTCGAAGTCACGCCCCGAGTGGGGGGTCGTGGTGTTCGAACACCGCGGGCTGAACCAGCGCGGCGAGGTGGTGGCCGTGTGCCGCCGCGCCGCGATGATGCTGAAGAAGAGACCCTGAGCCGGGAACCGGCCCGTCCGCAGCCGCCCGGCCGCAGGGCCGTCGGTCACGGCCGGAGGTTCGAGGGCACGGTCGGCGTCTCGCCGTTCTGGCTCCAGCCGCCGCCGAGCACGCGGTACAGGTCCACGACCGCGACCAGCTCCTGCAGCCGGACCTGGGCGAGGGCCAGCT contains the following coding sequences:
- a CDS encoding MaoC family dehydratase, yielding MAGLTFDEFRVGQKFEHQPGRTVTETDNLLFSALTLNPQPLHLDAEFAKTSHFGQRLVNSIFTLGLVVGQSVGDTTLGTTVGNLGFEKVEFPKPVFIGDTVTAHTEVLEKRESKSRPEWGVVVFEHRGLNQRGEVVAVCRRAAMMLKKRP